One segment of Vibrio mimicus DNA contains the following:
- the gshA gene encoding glutamate--cysteine ligase, translating into MSKFVERLQTVANKPEVFQKFGRGLERESLRYTPEGALTQTPHPKALGAALTHRWITTDFAESLLEFITPVSHEVDTLIAQMSDIHHFAQTKLGEEKLWPLSMPCYVGSEDGIVLAQYGSSNTGKMKTLYREGLKRRYGSLMQIISGVHFNFSFPESFWDALYGEQDPQARQVSKSAAYFGVIRNYYRFGWLIPYLFGASPALCSSFLQGRKTDLPFESIGKTLYLPYATSLRLSDLGYTNSAQSVLQIGFNSIEQYLQGLNEAIRTPSQEFAKLGVKVEGEYRQLNSNVLQIENELYAPIRPKRVTQSGERPSQALARAGVEYIEVRSLDVNPFSPIGIDEDQVRFLDLFLAWTALSDSDPMDGCELGCWRDNWRKVVLEGRKPGLELQIGCHGEVLTLQAWAKRVFSDLRLIAKTMDAALGGTPYQDVCEKLESWIDNPELTLSAKILAEIKQHGGLGKTGCTLGNEYRAANLQHQYQFYSQPEMEQEVRRSTEAQAQIEAQDTLSFDAYLTHYFAYLQAAV; encoded by the coding sequence TTGAGTAAATTTGTCGAGCGACTACAAACAGTTGCAAATAAACCAGAAGTATTTCAAAAGTTTGGCCGTGGATTGGAGCGTGAATCACTGCGCTATACGCCGGAAGGCGCGCTCACACAAACTCCGCATCCTAAAGCGCTGGGTGCCGCATTAACGCATCGTTGGATCACAACAGACTTTGCTGAGTCTTTGCTTGAATTCATTACTCCGGTTTCTCATGAAGTGGATACGCTCATCGCACAGATGTCGGATATTCACCATTTCGCACAAACCAAATTGGGAGAGGAAAAACTCTGGCCTCTCTCCATGCCTTGTTATGTCGGCAGTGAAGATGGCATAGTGTTGGCGCAATACGGATCTTCCAATACAGGCAAAATGAAAACACTGTATCGTGAAGGCTTGAAGCGCCGTTACGGCAGTTTGATGCAGATTATTTCGGGAGTGCATTTCAATTTTTCATTCCCAGAAAGCTTTTGGGATGCACTGTATGGTGAACAAGATCCGCAAGCGCGCCAAGTAAGTAAATCGGCAGCCTATTTTGGCGTGATTCGTAACTATTACCGATTTGGTTGGTTGATCCCCTATCTGTTTGGTGCTTCACCGGCACTCTGTTCGTCTTTCTTGCAAGGGCGTAAAACCGACCTACCGTTTGAGTCGATTGGTAAAACGCTCTATTTGCCTTATGCCACATCACTGCGTTTAAGCGATTTGGGCTACACCAACAGTGCACAAAGTGTGCTGCAAATTGGTTTCAACAGCATTGAGCAGTATCTGCAAGGATTGAATGAGGCGATCCGCACGCCATCACAAGAGTTTGCCAAACTTGGGGTGAAGGTTGAAGGAGAATATCGTCAGCTTAACAGCAACGTGCTGCAAATTGAGAACGAGCTGTATGCCCCCATCCGTCCGAAACGCGTGACACAAAGTGGTGAGCGCCCTTCACAAGCCTTGGCTCGTGCTGGGGTAGAATATATTGAAGTGCGATCGCTTGATGTGAACCCATTTAGCCCGATTGGCATTGATGAAGATCAGGTACGTTTCCTCGATCTGTTTTTAGCTTGGACAGCGCTGTCGGATTCAGATCCTATGGATGGTTGTGAACTCGGCTGCTGGCGTGATAATTGGCGTAAAGTCGTGCTAGAAGGGCGTAAGCCGGGTCTGGAGCTCCAAATTGGTTGCCACGGTGAAGTGTTGACTTTGCAAGCGTGGGCAAAACGCGTATTTAGCGATTTACGGTTGATTGCTAAGACGATGGATGCAGCACTGGGTGGAACGCCTTATCAGGATGTGTGTGAGAAGTTAGAGAGCTGGATTGATAACCCCGAGTTAACGCTCTCCGCTAAAATCCTCGCTGAAATTAAGCAGCATGGTGGTTTAGGTAAAACCGGTTGCACTTTAGGTAACGAATATCGTGCTGCGAATTTACAGCACCAGTATCAATTTTATTCGCAACCAGAAATGGAGCAGGAAGTCCGTCGTTCAACTGAAGCTCAGGCGCAGATTGAAGCGCAAGATACGCTGAGTTTCGATGCCTACTTAACGCACTATTTTGCGTACTTGCAGGCGGCGGTTTAA
- a CDS encoding M16 family metallopeptidase, with amino-acid sequence MRKLALFGFSLLLLAGCSASDSSLPLFSSLPKGVTLVEEVKAEPGKVMIPYSKYRLDNGLTVILSPDDSDPLVHVDVTYHVGSAREEIGKSGFAHFFEHMMFQGSKHVGDQQHFRLITEAGGSLNGTTNRDRTNYFETVPANQLEKILWLEADRMGFLLDAVSQRKFEIQRDTVKNERAQNYDNRPYGLMWEKMGEALYPEGHPYSWQTIGYVSDLDRVDVNDLKAFFLRWYGPNNAVLTIGGDLDVKQTLAWVQKYFGSIPKGPEVVDAPKQPARLSEDRFITLEDRVQQPMLLIGWPTQYLGAEDEVALDALASVLGRGNNSFLYQELVKTQKAVDAGAFQDCAELACTFYVYAMAPSGMQGNLAPLYQDILQVLEKFKQQGVSAQRLEQITGSEEANAVFALESVKGKVSQLAANQTFFNQPDRIESQLEKIRSVTPQSLQQVFTRYIDGQPKVTLSVVAKGKTEFAVRPATFTTPERQLLEHQKIGDDQLAYREVKDSFDRSQMPQLAEAIQARSPKLYDVYFDNGVQLLGTQTTETPTVLIEIELPAGERQVAVGKEGLANLTANLLQEGSQNRSAEEIQAQLDKLGSSIQVAAGPYSTSIVVSSLKKNLPATLKVAQEMLLTPAFNQEDFARLQQQMLQGLVYQHQQPSWLASQATRQVLWGNSLFARSAEGTQASVAALTLQDVKQFYRQHYTPQGAQIAVVGDISAREIRQQLQFIADWKGEAAPLITPQIVPNLTKQKIYLVDKPGAPQSIIRLVRKGLSFDATGELYLTQLANFNLAGNFNSRVNLNLREDKGYTYGAGSYFASNREIGAVVFNAPVRADVTVEAIQEMIKEMRQFSQSGMTDEEMKFLRLAVGQQDALMYETPAQKAQLISSILTYSLDRDYLQQRNEIVKSVDRSTLNELAAKWFNPDDYQIIVVGDAKQLKPQLEKLGIALEELEIIR; translated from the coding sequence ATGAGAAAACTCGCGTTGTTTGGATTTTCTCTGCTGTTGTTGGCAGGATGTAGTGCATCTGATTCCTCATTGCCTTTGTTTTCTTCCCTGCCGAAAGGCGTCACTTTAGTCGAAGAGGTGAAAGCCGAGCCGGGGAAAGTGATGATCCCGTACTCGAAGTATCGTTTAGATAACGGGCTTACCGTGATCTTGTCGCCGGATGATTCTGATCCTTTAGTGCATGTCGATGTAACCTATCACGTGGGTTCCGCTCGTGAGGAGATTGGTAAATCGGGCTTTGCTCATTTTTTTGAACACATGATGTTTCAAGGTTCTAAACATGTCGGCGATCAGCAGCATTTTCGTTTGATCACTGAAGCAGGCGGCTCGCTCAATGGCACCACAAACCGCGACCGTACCAATTATTTTGAAACGGTTCCTGCCAACCAACTGGAAAAAATATTATGGCTAGAAGCCGATCGAATGGGCTTTTTGCTTGATGCGGTTTCGCAGCGCAAGTTTGAGATCCAGCGTGATACCGTGAAAAATGAGCGTGCTCAGAATTATGACAACCGCCCTTATGGTTTGATGTGGGAAAAAATGGGTGAGGCACTTTATCCCGAAGGGCACCCTTATTCTTGGCAAACCATTGGCTATGTCAGTGATTTAGATCGTGTTGATGTGAATGATCTTAAAGCCTTTTTCCTACGTTGGTATGGCCCAAACAATGCGGTCTTAACCATAGGGGGCGATCTCGATGTGAAACAGACCCTAGCTTGGGTGCAAAAATACTTTGGCTCGATTCCGAAAGGCCCTGAAGTGGTGGATGCACCGAAGCAGCCTGCACGGTTGAGTGAAGATCGCTTTATTACGTTGGAAGATCGTGTGCAGCAGCCGATGTTGCTGATTGGATGGCCGACCCAATATTTAGGGGCAGAGGATGAAGTGGCACTGGATGCACTAGCGAGTGTATTGGGCAGGGGGAACAACAGCTTTTTATATCAAGAGTTAGTCAAAACACAAAAAGCCGTTGATGCAGGGGCATTTCAAGATTGTGCCGAGCTTGCTTGTACCTTTTATGTGTACGCCATGGCTCCCTCTGGTATGCAAGGTAACTTAGCCCCTCTCTACCAAGACATCCTGCAAGTATTGGAGAAATTTAAGCAGCAAGGGGTCTCTGCCCAACGCTTAGAGCAGATTACCGGCTCGGAAGAAGCTAATGCGGTATTTGCTTTAGAGAGCGTCAAAGGTAAAGTGAGCCAATTAGCAGCCAATCAAACCTTCTTTAATCAACCGGATCGTATTGAAAGCCAATTGGAGAAAATTCGTTCAGTGACGCCACAATCACTTCAGCAAGTATTTACTCGCTATATTGATGGTCAACCGAAAGTGACTTTAAGTGTGGTGGCGAAAGGCAAAACGGAGTTTGCCGTGCGTCCGGCTACCTTTACCACGCCTGAGCGCCAACTGCTTGAGCATCAAAAAATTGGGGATGATCAGCTGGCATATCGAGAAGTGAAAGACAGCTTTGATCGATCACAAATGCCACAACTGGCTGAAGCGATTCAGGCTCGTTCTCCGAAGTTATACGATGTCTATTTTGATAATGGTGTGCAACTGCTCGGAACCCAAACCACTGAAACGCCGACAGTGCTGATTGAAATCGAATTACCGGCAGGTGAGCGTCAAGTCGCAGTTGGTAAAGAAGGCTTAGCCAATTTAACAGCCAACTTATTGCAAGAAGGCAGTCAAAACCGCAGCGCGGAAGAGATTCAAGCTCAACTGGATAAGTTAGGCTCGAGTATTCAAGTGGCAGCTGGGCCTTATTCAACCAGCATCGTTGTCTCAAGTTTGAAGAAAAACTTGCCAGCAACGTTAAAAGTAGCGCAAGAGATGCTTTTAACCCCAGCCTTTAATCAGGAGGACTTTGCTCGCTTACAGCAGCAGATGTTACAAGGCTTGGTGTATCAGCATCAGCAGCCGAGTTGGTTAGCCTCACAAGCCACGCGCCAAGTGTTGTGGGGCAATAGCCTCTTTGCTCGCTCGGCTGAGGGAACTCAAGCTTCGGTAGCCGCGTTAACGCTGCAAGATGTGAAGCAGTTTTATCGACAACATTACACGCCACAAGGGGCGCAAATTGCGGTAGTCGGTGATATTAGCGCACGAGAAATTCGTCAGCAATTGCAGTTTATTGCCGATTGGAAAGGTGAAGCAGCACCACTTATCACCCCTCAAATCGTCCCAAATTTAACCAAACAAAAAATCTACTTAGTAGATAAGCCGGGAGCACCACAGAGTATTATACGTCTGGTGCGCAAAGGGCTGTCATTTGACGCGACTGGTGAGTTGTACTTAACTCAGCTAGCTAACTTTAACTTAGCTGGTAATTTTAATAGCCGAGTTAACCTCAACTTGCGTGAAGATAAAGGCTATACCTATGGTGCAGGCAGCTATTTTGCTAGCAACCGTGAAATTGGTGCAGTTGTCTTTAATGCGCCAGTGCGTGCTGATGTGACGGTGGAAGCGATTCAAGAAATGATCAAAGAGATGCGTCAATTTAGCCAATCTGGCATGACTGACGAAGAGATGAAATTTTTACGCTTAGCGGTCGGTCAACAAGATGCATTGATGTATGAAACTCCGGCGCAAAAGGCGCAGCTCATCTCCAGCATTTTGACTTATAGCTTAGATCGTGACTATTTACAGCAGCGCAATGAGATCGTCAAAAGCGTGGATCGCTCAACACTTAATGAACTGGCGGCGAAGTGGTTTAATCCCGATGACTATCAAATCATCGTAGTTGGCGATGCAAAACAACTGAAACCCCAGTTGGAAAAGTTAGGCATCGCGCTAGAAGAGCTTGAAATCATCCGCTAG
- a CDS encoding YqaA family protein yields the protein MLEWLNNFSDPLTSLLAESPLSLLFWSGFLSATLLPGGSEAALLASLSLAQHPVWLIVTVSTMGNTLGGMTNYWIGLWLPHRTHTQKQGHKAKLWLQRYGYWALLGSWLPIIGDPLCLAAGWLRLQAFPAFLMILVGKALRYSLFAALYYGLF from the coding sequence ATGCTAGAGTGGCTGAATAATTTTTCTGATCCACTGACTTCTCTACTGGCTGAATCACCACTCAGCTTATTGTTTTGGAGTGGTTTTCTCAGTGCTACTTTATTACCGGGCGGTTCTGAAGCGGCATTGCTGGCGAGTTTATCGCTTGCTCAGCATCCGGTTTGGCTTATCGTGACCGTCTCAACGATGGGCAATACCTTAGGTGGCATGACCAACTATTGGATCGGTTTATGGCTTCCGCATCGAACTCATACGCAAAAACAAGGTCATAAAGCCAAGCTCTGGTTGCAGCGTTACGGTTATTGGGCGCTGCTTGGCAGTTGGTTACCTATTATTGGTGATCCACTTTGTTTAGCCGCAGGTTGGTTGCGTTTACAGGCATTTCCTGCATTTTTAATGATTTTAGTCGGTAAAGCATTGCGTTATTCATTGTTTGCCGCGCTCTATTACGGTTTGTTTTAA
- a CDS encoding NADP-dependent oxidoreductase, which yields MENKQIVIPQFGTPEVLALHSSPLPTPKAGEVLVKVAFASVNPIDVKTRAGLGWAAVQNKDKLPWTPGYDISGRVVALGEGVSRLKERDNVAGFIGFPLRGGGYSQYICVPEQELSLVPDAVTLEAAAALPLAGQTAAQALSKAQVQEGERVLILAGAGGVGHIAVQIALAAKAEVFTTCSEANLDYLATLGAHAINYQFAPVSQRLEEVDVLIDLVGGDAALDALKCLKDNARVITVPTLTAELICEKAKLLGFDATGMLVDPNPEQLDTMLYMVSVGLLKLEIQQIYPLSEAMFAHQQIESGHTRGKLLLDMKC from the coding sequence ATGGAAAACAAACAGATCGTCATTCCCCAATTTGGAACACCGGAGGTGTTAGCTTTACACTCTTCACCGCTCCCAACGCCTAAAGCGGGGGAAGTTTTAGTGAAAGTCGCTTTCGCGAGTGTTAACCCTATCGATGTGAAAACCCGCGCTGGTTTAGGTTGGGCGGCTGTGCAAAACAAAGATAAGTTGCCGTGGACGCCTGGCTACGATATCTCCGGGCGAGTTGTGGCGTTAGGTGAGGGAGTTAGCCGCCTCAAAGAGCGTGATAACGTAGCGGGGTTTATTGGATTTCCACTGCGAGGTGGAGGTTATAGCCAATACATTTGTGTACCTGAGCAAGAACTGAGTTTAGTGCCAGATGCCGTGACTCTTGAGGCAGCTGCAGCTCTGCCTTTAGCTGGCCAAACGGCAGCACAAGCATTGAGTAAAGCGCAAGTTCAGGAAGGTGAGAGAGTTCTGATTTTGGCAGGCGCGGGTGGAGTGGGGCATATTGCAGTGCAAATTGCACTAGCAGCTAAAGCCGAAGTCTTTACGACCTGTAGTGAGGCAAATTTAGATTACCTCGCTACGCTTGGAGCACATGCCATCAATTACCAATTTGCGCCAGTCTCTCAACGTTTAGAAGAGGTGGATGTGCTGATTGATTTGGTTGGCGGCGATGCTGCGTTGGATGCGCTTAAATGCCTGAAAGATAACGCTCGTGTCATTACAGTACCAACGTTAACCGCTGAGCTCATCTGCGAAAAAGCCAAGTTACTTGGCTTTGACGCCACCGGCATGTTAGTTGACCCAAATCCAGAGCAGCTTGATACCATGCTCTACATGGTTAGTGTCGGTTTACTTAAATTGGAAATTCAGCAGATTTATCCGCTTAGCGAGGCGATGTTCGCTCATCAGCAGATCGAATCAGGGCACACCCGAGGCAAGTTGCTTCTTGATATGAAATGCTAG
- a CDS encoding sodium ion-translocating decarboxylase subunit beta → MDGLITLWQETGIANFELGQIIMIMVGCLLLFLAIRKGFEPLLLLPIGFGAVLANIPEAGFTEPGGLLYYIYHVGIESGVFPLLIFMGVGAMTDFGALIANPKTLWLGAAAQLGIFATLFGAILLNFVPGMEFTMADASSIAIIGGADGPTAIFLASRLSPDLLGAIAVAAYSYMALVPIIQPPIMKALTTPEERKIKMAQLRHVGKTEKIVFPLVVLLMTILFLPAATPLVGMFCLGNLMRESGVVDRLSKTAQNELINIVTIFLGLGVGSKLQADKFLNLETLGILALGAAAFSIGTAGGVIMAKILNKFSKEDINPLIGAAGVSAVPMAARVVNKVGLEANPQNFLLMHAMGPNVAGVLGSAVAAGVLLALVG, encoded by the coding sequence ATGGACGGATTAATCACCTTATGGCAAGAAACTGGGATTGCTAACTTTGAGCTAGGTCAGATCATCATGATCATGGTCGGCTGTCTGCTGTTGTTTTTGGCGATCCGCAAAGGCTTTGAGCCATTGCTGCTGTTACCGATAGGTTTTGGCGCTGTGCTTGCCAATATCCCTGAAGCAGGATTTACCGAACCGGGCGGTTTGCTGTATTACATTTATCACGTAGGTATTGAGTCGGGGGTTTTCCCTCTGCTGATTTTTATGGGTGTGGGGGCAATGACGGATTTCGGTGCGTTGATTGCCAACCCTAAAACCTTGTGGCTAGGGGCGGCAGCTCAGCTAGGTATTTTCGCTACTCTATTTGGTGCGATCTTGCTGAACTTTGTACCAGGCATGGAGTTTACCATGGCGGACGCTTCATCGATTGCGATTATCGGTGGTGCGGATGGTCCTACAGCCATCTTCCTCGCTAGTCGTTTGTCTCCGGATTTGCTAGGTGCCATTGCAGTGGCGGCGTATAGCTACATGGCACTGGTTCCGATCATTCAGCCACCGATCATGAAAGCACTTACCACGCCAGAAGAGCGCAAAATCAAGATGGCTCAACTGCGCCATGTGGGCAAAACGGAGAAGATCGTATTTCCGCTGGTCGTGCTTTTGATGACCATTCTGTTTTTACCGGCAGCAACGCCTCTAGTGGGCATGTTCTGCTTAGGAAACTTAATGCGTGAATCGGGAGTGGTGGATCGTTTATCCAAAACCGCCCAAAACGAGTTGATCAACATTGTGACCATCTTCCTTGGGCTTGGTGTTGGGTCAAAACTGCAAGCGGATAAATTCTTGAATTTGGAAACGCTAGGTATTCTTGCTCTCGGTGCAGCGGCATTCAGTATTGGTACTGCGGGTGGGGTGATTATGGCGAAAATTCTCAATAAATTTTCCAAAGAGGATATCAACCCACTGATTGGTGCTGCTGGGGTTTCAGCCGTTCCGATGGCGGCTCGTGTGGTGAACAAAGTTGGTTTGGAGGCGAACCCACAAAACTTCTTGTTGATGCATGCTATGGGGCCAAACGTAGCAGGGGTTTTAGGTTCAGCAGTTGCAGCTGGGGTGTTGTTAGCTTTAGTCGGTTAA